From Vitis vinifera cultivar Pinot Noir 40024 chromosome 3, ASM3070453v1, the proteins below share one genomic window:
- the LOC100267294 gene encoding anthocyanidin 3-O-glucosyltransferase 2-like, which yields MMKKIELIFVSVSAIGHIVSTVEFAKLLVGRDDRFSVTLLIMKLPLEDSAATNYIHSVSASVSGSIRFVHLPELDSDSSSSSTNVLFSNIIERQKPLVRDAIHQLTRSESGRLAGIVVDLLCTSMIDVANELGVPSYVYFASSAACLALMFHLQTLKDHQGVDVTEFANSDAELVVPGFVNPVPARVLPAVAVDKEGGGSMDFLDLARGFREAKGILVNTFVELESHVINSFVDGTTPPIYKVGPLLNLQHANNQKPDSDLDVIRWLDDQPTSSVVFLCFGSAGAFHMDQINEIAIGLENSGHRFLWTLRRPPPKDKMAISSDYVNFEEVLPEGFLDRTSKIGKIIGWAPQTAILAHSAVGGFISHCGWNSTLESIWYGVPVATWPMYAEQQLNAFQIVRELEMGVEIRFDYNMDTSNLVSAQEIESRIRSLMDDSSNIRMKRTKMKEKCMKALTEGGSSDCSIQRLIGDIITNIS from the coding sequence atgatgaagaaaatagagCTTATTTTTGTCTCTGTCTCAGCTATAGGACATATTGTATCAACTGTGGAGTTTGCTAAGCTTCTTGTTGGTAGAGATGACCGCTTCTCAGTCACTCTGCTCATCATGAAGCTACCTCTTGAGGACTCTGCGGCAACCAACTATATCCATTCAGTTTCTGCTTCTGTTTCCGGGTCCATTCGATTTGTCCACCTTCCTGAACTCGACTCAGATTCATCATCGTCATCCACTAATGTCTTATTCTCTAATATCATTGAAAGGCAGAAGCCTCTGGTGAGGGATGCAATCCACCAGCTCACTCGGTCTGAGTCGGGTCGACTCGCTGGGATTGTGGTCGATTTGCTTTGCACTTCCATGATAGATGTAGCTAATGAATTGGGTGTTCCTTCCTATGTGTACTTCGCCTCCAGTGCGGCCTGCCTTGCTCTCATGTTTCATCTTCAAACCCTCAAGGACCACCAGGGCGTGGATGTTACTGAGTTTGCTAACTCGGATGCTGAGTTGGTGGTCCCGGGTTTTGTCAACCCGGTTCCTGCTCGAGTCTTGCCTGCTGTGGCGGTGGACAAGGAGGGTGGCGGATCCATGGATTTCCTCGACCTGGCAAGGGGCTTTAGAGAGGccaagggtattttggtaaatacGTTTGTGGAGCTAGAATCTCATGTGATTAACTCCTTTGTCGATGGTACAACTCCTCCCATTTACAAAGTAGGGCCATTATTGAACTTACAACATGCCAACAACCAAAAACCAGATAGTGACTTGGACGTCATCCGATGGCTTGATGATCAGCCCACATCATCTGTGGTGTTTTTATGTTTTGGTAGCGCTGGAGCATTCCACATGGATCAAATCAACGAGATTGCAATTGGGCTCGAGAATAGTGGGCATCGTTTCTTGTGGACACTCCGACGACCTCCACCAAAAGATAAGATGGCAATATCTAGTGATTATGTAAATTTCGAGGAAGTATTACCTGAAGGGTTCTTAGATCGTACATCTAAAATTGGGAAGATAATTGGATGGGCACCACAAACGGCTATTTTAGCTCACTCTGCAGTAGGAGGGTTTATATCTCATTGTGGGTGGAATTCTACATTAGAAAGCATATGGTATGGTGTCCCAGTAGCCACATGGCCTATGTATGCAGAACAACAATTGAATGCGTTTCAAATAGTTAGAGAGTTAGAAATGGGGGTAGAGATTAGATTTGATTATAACATGGATACTAGTAATCTTGTAAGTGCTCAAGAAATTGAGAGTAGAATAAGAAGTCTAATGGATGATAGCAGCAACATTAGAATGAAAAggacaaaaatgaaagagaagtgCATGAAGGCCTTGACAGAAGGTGGATCTTCAGACTGTAGCATACAACGTCTAATTGGAGACATCATAACTAATATCTCATGA